The following proteins come from a genomic window of Proteiniphilum propionicum:
- a CDS encoding alpha/beta hydrolase, with product MSKNFYLSWLLTAIFSVTTLYASKVDTVKVFSPSMKKEIKAVIITPTSCSADTPSPVLYLLHGYSGDYSSWVKAFPVISELADKHDMMIVCPDGAYGSWYMDSPVDPDFKYETFVAEELISWIDKNYNTVASREGRAITGLSMGGHGGLYLAFRNQDQFGACGSMSGGVDIRPFPDNWDIAKRLGTQQEFPERWEHNTVMGLLHLLTPNKLSIIIDCGTEDFFYEVNERLHRELLYRNIPHDYISRPGIHDWNYWANAIKYQILFFSEFFKISN from the coding sequence ATGTCTAAAAATTTTTATTTAAGCTGGTTGTTAACAGCTATTTTTTCAGTTACAACACTTTATGCATCTAAGGTAGATACCGTAAAAGTGTTCAGCCCTTCAATGAAGAAAGAGATCAAGGCGGTTATAATAACCCCCACCTCCTGCTCAGCGGATACCCCGTCTCCTGTACTTTACCTGTTACACGGATATAGCGGGGATTATAGCAGCTGGGTGAAAGCATTTCCTGTAATCAGCGAGCTGGCTGACAAGCATGACATGATGATTGTCTGTCCCGACGGGGCATATGGAAGCTGGTATATGGACAGTCCCGTTGATCCTGATTTTAAGTATGAGACCTTTGTCGCTGAAGAGTTGATCTCATGGATAGATAAAAATTACAACACTGTTGCATCACGCGAAGGACGTGCCATAACCGGACTTAGTATGGGAGGCCACGGCGGTTTGTACCTTGCCTTCCGGAATCAGGATCAGTTTGGTGCTTGCGGAAGCATGAGCGGGGGTGTTGACATACGCCCCTTTCCAGACAACTGGGATATTGCCAAAAGATTGGGAACACAACAGGAGTTTCCCGAACGATGGGAGCATAACACCGTGATGGGTTTACTTCATCTGCTTACTCCCAATAAGCTCAGTATTATTATCGACTGCGGGACTGAAGATTTCTTTTACGAAGTGAATGAACGCTTGCACAGAGAGCTGCTGTACAGGAACATTCCTCATGATTACATTTCCCGCCCCGGCATTCACGACTGGAATTACTGGGCAAATGCAATAAAGTACCAGATACTATTTTTCAGCGAGTTCTTTAAAATCAGTAATTAA
- a CDS encoding outer membrane protein assembly factor BamB family protein, giving the protein MKKFISLFLSIFAGIAIFAQAQPEAFKFALITDTHIGSPDNNEDLFRTVKDINSQKDIAFVIVSGDVTEFGSYNELRMAKCLLDDLDVPWHILPGNHDSNWSESGTNDFLRVFGNETFGFDYNGYKFIGLASGPNMRMGPGQIPRENLTWFFKELKKTNTNTPIIYVNHYPMDNSLNNWYEVMDALRPYNVQLMLCGHGHTNKAMNFEGVQAAMCRSNLRAKEDYGGYNIITVNPGEVSLQERIVSGETRAPWLSCSTHGRPRWESDSPRPGYSININHRHVKEAWSIQEESDMGSGMFIHEGVLIYTNTAGEIKAANSADGQTIWIFNTGGKIYSTPTVYKNKVWCASSDSYLYGLDVRNGKQLFKLKNDKPVVSSAACADNMVMIAGGDGCCRAWDVNTGKLRWKFDSVENFVVTRPQIIEALLFFGSWGNEFYAIDIKTGNSRWIWSNGHTNRMLSPAQVVPVITHGRIYLASPDRFMTVLAEKTGEVIWRYNDPEQRVRESIGISEDGNTVYAKTMDGNIIAIDATVPERRVKWVSSGEDMGYELTPTPVVEKNGVVYAPTDKGLIYAYRASDGTFLWKYRISSGLINMILPTEKGELYVSSMDGKLVKLTVL; this is encoded by the coding sequence ATGAAGAAGTTTATTTCACTGTTTTTGTCCATTTTTGCAGGAATTGCCATTTTTGCCCAAGCACAGCCTGAGGCCTTCAAATTTGCACTTATAACCGACACACACATTGGAAGCCCTGATAATAATGAAGACCTTTTCCGTACAGTGAAGGATATAAATTCACAAAAGGATATTGCTTTCGTGATTGTCTCGGGAGATGTGACCGAATTCGGTTCCTATAACGAATTACGAATGGCAAAATGCCTGCTGGATGATCTGGATGTGCCGTGGCATATCCTGCCGGGGAATCACGATTCCAACTGGTCGGAGAGCGGGACAAACGATTTTTTGAGGGTGTTCGGAAATGAAACGTTTGGTTTTGATTACAACGGTTATAAGTTCATCGGACTTGCTTCCGGTCCTAATATGCGAATGGGGCCCGGGCAGATACCACGTGAAAACCTTACATGGTTTTTTAAAGAGTTAAAGAAAACCAACACCAATACACCTATTATCTACGTAAATCATTACCCCATGGATAATTCACTTAACAACTGGTACGAGGTGATGGATGCTTTGCGTCCCTACAATGTTCAGTTGATGCTTTGCGGGCATGGACATACCAATAAAGCAATGAATTTTGAAGGCGTGCAGGCTGCTATGTGCCGATCCAACCTTCGTGCAAAAGAGGATTATGGCGGCTACAATATAATAACAGTCAACCCGGGAGAGGTTTCTTTGCAGGAGCGGATTGTCTCCGGAGAAACTCGTGCTCCGTGGCTCTCCTGTTCAACACATGGCCGTCCACGGTGGGAAAGCGATTCTCCCAGGCCCGGCTACAGCATTAACATAAACCATCGTCACGTAAAAGAGGCTTGGAGCATACAGGAGGAAAGTGATATGGGCAGCGGTATGTTCATCCATGAAGGAGTGTTGATTTACACCAACACTGCCGGAGAGATAAAAGCTGCGAATAGTGCTGACGGCCAGACTATATGGATCTTTAACACCGGAGGTAAAATTTACTCCACCCCCACGGTATACAAGAACAAAGTATGGTGTGCTTCTTCCGACTCTTACCTGTACGGACTTGATGTGCGAAACGGTAAGCAGTTATTTAAACTAAAAAACGACAAGCCGGTGGTCTCATCTGCCGCTTGTGCAGATAATATGGTAATGATTGCCGGTGGCGACGGTTGTTGCCGGGCATGGGACGTAAACACAGGAAAACTCCGTTGGAAGTTCGACAGTGTTGAAAACTTTGTAGTGACACGTCCGCAAATAATAGAGGCCCTGCTATTTTTCGGAAGCTGGGGAAATGAGTTTTACGCAATAGATATCAAAACCGGCAACTCACGGTGGATCTGGAGCAACGGGCATACTAACAGAATGCTGTCACCTGCACAGGTTGTTCCCGTAATTACACACGGGCGTATTTATCTTGCCTCTCCTGACAGATTCATGACTGTGCTGGCAGAAAAAACGGGAGAGGTAATATGGCGGTACAACGATCCGGAGCAACGGGTACGCGAATCGATTGGAATTTCTGAAGATGGCAACACGGTGTATGCCAAAACAATGGATGGAAATATTATTGCTATTGATGCAACCGTTCCGGAAAGGAGGGTGAAATGGGTTTCATCGGGTGAAGATATGGGTTACGAACTTACCCCCACACCGGTTGTGGAGAAAAACGGAGTTGTTTACGCTCCCACCGACAAAGGGCTGATCTACGCTTATCGCGCATCTGATGGCACCTTTTTATGGAAGTACCGCATCTCAAGCGGACTGATTAACATGATCCTGCCCACAGAGAAAGGCGAACTATATGTCTCTTCAATGGATGGGAAGCTAGTGAAGTTAACGGTTTTATAG
- a CDS encoding aminotransferase class V-fold PLP-dependent enzyme, producing MNKADIYKIRDDFPILSREVFGNPLVYLDNAATTQKPQCVIDKITKMYCLENANVHRGVHFLSQAATDEHEASRRTVQKFINAASSNEIVFTRGATESINLVASSFCRKFCKEGDEILITAMEHHSNIVPWQMQCDYYGLKLKVAPINADGELLTDELSRMITPRTRLVSVTHVSNVLGTINPVDKIVKLSHAQNVPVLIDAAQSVQHCRVDVQQLDCDFLVFSSHKIYGPTGVGVLYGKERWLNDLPPYQGGGEMIESVSFDKTTFNSLPFKFEAGTPDFVGTAALAAALDYLTSIGIDKIAAYEHELLQYATEKLLSIPGLRIIGNAGEKSSVISFLVDGIHPYDIGTLLDKMGIAVRTGHHCAEPLMHELGIEGTVRASFAFYNTKEEADKLVKGVERIVKMFRNVKR from the coding sequence TTGAATAAAGCTGATATATACAAGATACGCGACGATTTCCCGATACTTTCACGTGAAGTATTCGGGAATCCACTGGTCTATCTGGATAATGCGGCAACAACGCAAAAGCCTCAGTGTGTGATAGACAAGATCACTAAAATGTACTGTCTCGAAAACGCCAATGTACACAGGGGGGTGCATTTTCTTAGCCAGGCAGCTACCGATGAACATGAGGCCTCAAGGAGAACGGTACAGAAATTTATCAACGCAGCTTCTTCCAACGAGATTGTGTTTACGCGTGGAGCAACCGAATCGATAAATTTAGTCGCTTCCTCTTTTTGCCGTAAATTCTGCAAGGAGGGTGATGAAATTTTGATTACCGCAATGGAACATCATTCCAACATTGTTCCTTGGCAGATGCAGTGCGATTATTACGGGTTGAAGCTGAAAGTGGCCCCAATAAACGCTGATGGCGAGCTGCTGACGGATGAACTGTCGAGAATGATAACGCCTCGTACCAGGCTTGTCTCTGTAACACATGTTTCCAATGTTTTAGGTACAATTAATCCTGTAGATAAGATAGTAAAGCTTTCGCATGCACAAAACGTGCCTGTACTTATTGATGCAGCCCAGTCTGTACAGCACTGCAGGGTTGATGTACAGCAGCTCGATTGTGATTTTCTGGTCTTCTCTTCACACAAGATATACGGCCCTACCGGTGTAGGGGTATTGTATGGTAAAGAGCGGTGGTTAAATGATCTTCCTCCATACCAGGGGGGAGGTGAGATGATTGAAAGCGTTTCTTTTGATAAAACCACCTTCAACAGCCTGCCCTTTAAATTTGAGGCCGGGACACCCGATTTTGTGGGAACAGCGGCCCTGGCTGCCGCTCTTGACTATCTCACTTCAATCGGAATAGATAAGATAGCCGCATATGAACATGAGTTACTGCAATATGCAACTGAAAAACTACTATCCATACCGGGACTACGTATAATAGGCAATGCCGGAGAGAAAAGCAGTGTGATCTCGTTTCTGGTGGATGGTATTCACCCATACGATATAGGTACATTGTTGGATAAGATGGGTATAGCGGTAAGAACAGGGCACCACTGTGCAGAACCCCTTATGCATGAGCTTGGCATAGAGGGAACCGTACGAGCTTCCTTTGCCTTCTACAACACAAAAGAGGAAGCAGACAAGCTTGTTAAAGGTGTTGAACGAATCGTTAAAATGTTCAGAAACGTAAAAAGATAA
- the sufD gene encoding Fe-S cluster assembly protein SufD, protein MIEQQYIDLFEQYRSELDRYSSEAMNSYRDAAFETFKNIGFPTSQNEDYKHSNIARAFDADLGLNLRNIPIPVNPYDAFKCDVPNLSTNLYFLINDRYYDKNQHLEFLPEGVFVGSLQVFSVNYPEQFEKYYAKIADYSDNGVVAYNTMFAQDGFVVYVPKNVSVDKPLQLINILRGGVDLNVNRRILIIAEENAHVKLLVCDHTVDDVNFVVTQVTEIFADVSAQVDMYELEENSVKVTRLNNLFSEQKEKSNVVTSGITLHNGYTRNNYRYRILGEHAEAHAGGLAICDKSQHIDNFAFLDHSVPNCTSNELFKTVLQDKSTGVFCGKILVERDAQKTQAYQTNRNLCASEDARMYSKPQLEIYADDVKCSHGLTTGHLDDEALFYMRARGIDKEEARLLLMVAFTRDVVDLIRIETLQERLVNLIDKRFRGELMRCGNCNVCK, encoded by the coding sequence ATGATTGAACAACAATATATAGATCTGTTTGAACAATACAGGAGTGAGCTGGACAGATATTCCTCAGAGGCGATGAACAGTTACCGAGATGCTGCTTTTGAAACCTTTAAGAATATTGGATTTCCCACTTCACAGAATGAAGATTACAAACACTCGAATATTGCACGAGCTTTTGATGCTGATTTAGGTTTGAACCTACGGAATATTCCTATTCCGGTTAATCCTTACGATGCCTTCAAATGCGATGTGCCCAACCTCTCTACAAACCTATATTTTCTTATAAACGACAGGTATTACGATAAAAACCAGCATTTGGAGTTTTTACCGGAAGGTGTTTTTGTAGGCAGTTTGCAGGTTTTTTCTGTTAATTATCCCGAACAGTTTGAAAAATATTATGCGAAAATTGCAGACTACTCGGATAATGGTGTTGTGGCATACAACACTATGTTTGCTCAGGATGGATTTGTAGTATATGTTCCTAAAAATGTTTCTGTTGATAAACCTTTGCAGCTTATCAATATATTACGCGGAGGCGTAGATCTGAATGTGAACAGGAGAATATTGATTATTGCGGAAGAGAATGCACACGTGAAACTGCTGGTGTGTGATCATACGGTTGACGATGTTAATTTTGTGGTGACGCAGGTTACAGAGATCTTTGCCGATGTGTCTGCACAAGTGGATATGTATGAGCTTGAGGAAAACTCAGTGAAGGTGACCCGCCTGAACAACCTGTTCAGTGAACAGAAAGAGAAATCCAATGTTGTTACAAGCGGTATTACCCTCCATAACGGATATACCCGTAACAACTATCGGTACCGCATTCTGGGCGAACATGCCGAAGCACACGCGGGAGGACTTGCCATATGCGATAAATCACAGCATATCGATAATTTCGCTTTTCTTGATCACTCCGTTCCTAACTGTACGAGCAACGAACTTTTTAAAACTGTTTTGCAGGATAAATCGACAGGGGTTTTCTGCGGAAAGATATTGGTGGAGAGAGATGCCCAAAAAACGCAGGCTTACCAGACTAACAGGAATCTGTGCGCATCTGAAGATGCCAGAATGTACTCAAAGCCACAGCTTGAAATATATGCTGATGATGTAAAATGTTCTCACGGACTTACTACAGGCCATTTAGATGATGAAGCGCTGTTCTACATGCGCGCAAGGGGAATAGACAAAGAAGAGGCGCGACTTCTGCTGATGGTGGCTTTTACTCGTGATGTGGTGGATCTTATACGTATTGAAACACTTCAGGAGAGGCTGGTTAACCTTATTGATAAGCGTTTCAGGGGCGAACTGATGCGATGCGGGAACTGCAATGTATGCAAATAG
- the sufC gene encoding Fe-S cluster assembly ATPase SufC, whose translation MLKIKNLHAIVEDKEILKGVDLEVKPGEVHAIMGPNGSGKSTLASVLAGNPKYEVTRGSIIFNGKDLLDMEPEDRAREGIFLSFQYPVEIPGVSMVNFMRAAVNEQRKYRNEQPITASDFLKLMRDKRELLGMDSQLVNRSVNEGFSGGEKKKNEIFQMAMINPLLSILDETDSGLDIDALRVVADGVNKHQTKENATILITHYQRLLEYIKPDFVHVLYAGKIVKSGGPDLALELEKRGYDWLITPYPKTHL comes from the coding sequence ATGTTAAAGATAAAGAATCTGCATGCGATAGTAGAAGATAAAGAGATATTAAAAGGTGTAGATCTGGAAGTAAAACCCGGCGAGGTTCATGCTATTATGGGACCTAATGGTTCAGGGAAAAGTACCCTTGCGTCTGTGCTCGCCGGAAATCCCAAGTATGAAGTTACCCGGGGCAGTATAATTTTCAATGGTAAAGATCTACTCGATATGGAACCCGAGGATCGTGCACGTGAGGGAATATTCCTTAGTTTTCAGTACCCGGTTGAGATACCCGGTGTGAGCATGGTTAATTTCATGCGTGCTGCTGTTAATGAACAAAGGAAATATAGGAATGAACAGCCGATTACTGCTTCCGATTTTCTGAAACTGATGCGCGATAAGAGAGAGTTGTTGGGAATGGACAGCCAGCTGGTTAACCGCTCGGTAAACGAGGGGTTTTCAGGTGGAGAAAAAAAGAAAAATGAAATTTTTCAGATGGCTATGATAAACCCACTCTTGTCTATTCTTGATGAGACCGACTCAGGACTTGATATTGATGCGTTGAGGGTAGTTGCTGACGGTGTGAATAAGCACCAGACCAAAGAGAATGCAACCATTCTTATCACTCACTACCAACGCTTGCTTGAATATATCAAACCAGATTTTGTGCATGTGCTGTATGCGGGTAAGATTGTTAAATCAGGAGGCCCCGATTTAGCCCTCGAACTCGAAAAAAGAGGCTATGACTGGCTGATAACTCCATATCCCAAAACCCATCTGTAA
- a CDS encoding ABC transporter ATP-binding protein: MIEIKNLTKEFDGDVVLNNINTTFYKGEVNMIIGKSGSGKTILLKCLVGLITPTSGEICYDGKNFIGMKPGEVRRLRRDIGMLFQGAALFDSKTVLENVMFPLDMFSRKNKRERKKRAEFCLERVNLLNAASLYPSEISGGMKKRVAIARAIALNPKYLFCDEPNSGLDPKTSQLIDELIHDITTDFSMTTIVVSHDMNSVINIGDNVIFINEGVKEWEGNRSEIMDADNVKLNDFVFASDLFKKIKEAEDIIAEDEKG; the protein is encoded by the coding sequence ATGATAGAAATAAAAAATCTTACAAAAGAGTTTGACGGCGACGTTGTTCTTAACAATATAAATACTACCTTTTATAAGGGAGAAGTTAATATGATCATCGGGAAAAGCGGATCGGGGAAAACGATTCTGCTTAAATGCCTTGTCGGATTAATTACTCCTACATCTGGAGAGATATGTTATGATGGAAAGAATTTCATCGGCATGAAACCAGGTGAGGTTCGTCGACTTCGTCGCGATATTGGAATGCTTTTTCAGGGAGCAGCACTGTTTGATTCAAAGACAGTGCTTGAGAATGTGATGTTTCCGCTTGATATGTTTTCCAGGAAGAATAAGCGTGAGCGCAAAAAACGTGCAGAATTTTGCCTCGAGAGAGTCAATCTGCTTAATGCAGCCAGCCTTTATCCTTCAGAGATAAGCGGAGGAATGAAGAAAAGGGTGGCTATTGCGAGAGCAATTGCCTTGAATCCGAAATATCTTTTCTGCGATGAACCTAATTCGGGGCTCGATCCGAAAACATCTCAGCTTATAGACGAGCTGATTCATGATATCACAACAGATTTTTCAATGACAACAATAGTTGTATCTCATGATATGAATTCGGTAATTAATATTGGAGACAATGTTATTTTTATCAATGAAGGGGTAAAGGAGTGGGAAGGAAACAGGTCGGAAATAATGGATGCTGATAACGTAAAGCTTAACGATTTTGTGTTCGCATCTGATCTGTTTAAGAAGATAAAGGAGGCGGAAGATATAATTGCCGAAGATGAAAAGGGATAG
- a CDS encoding MlaE family ABC transporter permease, translated as MSFISSIESVGEYALLMKKVLSVPDRIREFMKEFMKGVYQLGVSSIWIVVIISFFIGAVIVLQIALNIDSPMLPRFTVGVVSREIILLEFSSTIMCLILSGKVGSNVASEIGTMRITEQIDALEIMGVNSANYLILPKIASFVAFMPVLVVFSMFTGMFGGYVICIVLGIPSVDTYVYGIQAFFRESLIWYSIFKSMLFGFIIASVAAYFGYTAKGGALEVGQASTNSVVINSVLILVTDLVFTQLVLG; from the coding sequence ATGAGTTTTATCAGTTCAATAGAAAGTGTAGGGGAATACGCGTTGCTGATGAAGAAAGTATTGTCAGTGCCGGATAGAATTAGAGAGTTCATGAAAGAGTTCATGAAAGGAGTTTATCAGCTGGGTGTCAGCTCTATCTGGATTGTGGTTATTATCTCTTTTTTTATAGGAGCTGTTATTGTTCTGCAGATAGCTTTGAATATCGACTCACCTATGCTGCCGAGGTTTACCGTGGGTGTTGTATCGAGAGAGATTATTCTGCTGGAATTTTCCTCCACCATTATGTGCCTTATCCTTTCTGGCAAGGTGGGTTCTAATGTAGCCTCTGAAATTGGAACAATGCGCATCACCGAGCAGATTGACGCACTTGAAATAATGGGAGTTAACTCTGCAAATTACCTGATATTGCCAAAGATAGCATCATTTGTTGCATTTATGCCAGTGTTGGTCGTTTTTAGCATGTTTACGGGAATGTTTGGAGGATATGTCATATGTATTGTTCTGGGGATACCATCAGTTGATACTTATGTATATGGAATTCAGGCATTTTTTAGAGAGTCACTTATCTGGTATTCCATTTTTAAATCGATGCTTTTTGGTTTCATAATTGCATCTGTGGCAGCCTATTTTGGGTACACAGCAAAAGGTGGCGCTCTAGAGGTGGGGCAGGCCAGTACCAATTCGGTGGTGATAAACAGCGTTTTGATTCTTGTTACCGACTTAGTGTTTACGCAGTTGGTGTTGGGGTAA